One genomic region from Granulicatella adiacens ATCC 49175 encodes:
- a CDS encoding YczE/YyaS/YitT family protein, translating to MKKDKLGLRLVLLVISCFLIGLGAKMAGSSTLGADVVVLVWEGLNRTFGVSMAMSNIIVSLVFLAITLSINWRYIGFGTVVGMFLQSFFIDLFDFRALAEMDITIKIIAMVVGIALIAIGCAVYALAELGVGPYIAATLALHEKFKTSIPRNKFLIDASCVITAAIMGQWPTIGPVVSLVISGVIMDQTMVILKKLLPIK from the coding sequence TTGAAAAAAGATAAATTAGGACTTCGATTAGTTTTATTAGTCATTTCCTGTTTTTTAATCGGGCTAGGCGCAAAGATGGCTGGTTCGAGTACATTAGGAGCTGACGTTGTCGTTCTTGTGTGGGAAGGATTAAATCGCACCTTTGGGGTTAGTATGGCAATGAGTAACATTATTGTATCTCTTGTATTTCTTGCGATTACGCTCAGTATTAACTGGAGATATATTGGATTTGGTACGGTTGTAGGGATGTTCTTGCAAAGTTTCTTTATTGACCTGTTCGATTTTAGAGCACTTGCCGAAATGGATATCACCATAAAAATAATTGCGATGGTTGTAGGGATTGCCTTAATTGCCATAGGATGTGCCGTTTATGCCTTAGCAGAACTTGGAGTGGGGCCTTATATCGCCGCAACTCTTGCTTTACACGAAAAATTCAAAACCTCTATACCACGAAACAAATTCTTAATTGATGCTAGTTGTGTGATTACCGCAGCTATTATGGGACAATGGCCAACGATTGGACCAGTTGTTTCACTAGTAATTAGTGGAGTGATTATGGACCAGACAATGGTGATTTTAAAAAAATTGCTTCCCATTAAATAA
- a CDS encoding NAD(P)H-dependent oxidoreductase, translating to MKTMVVISHPTIQTSSSQQFFLATLKGEEAITIRYMDEVWSERKPHFTRATEEKALLESGTKRLILQFPMYWYQAPAVMKEWIDTVMSKSAPFAKQIKELGIVVTLGVKEEAFRAGGKEQFTISELMRPFQALANAMGWKYLPIFEVHQFDYKTEEAKQALLVEYLQYVTKEHHGTLKNAEDWFIERAQSMKGAEWEQIAEWIKENQDERMELEMHLSAWEESQYGDY from the coding sequence ATGAAAACAATGGTGGTCATTAGCCATCCAACGATTCAAACCTCATCGAGCCAACAATTTTTCCTAGCAACGTTAAAAGGCGAAGAAGCTATAACGATTCGCTACATGGATGAAGTATGGAGTGAGAGAAAACCTCATTTTACAAGAGCGACTGAAGAAAAAGCACTGTTAGAAAGTGGAACCAAAAGACTCATTCTTCAATTCCCGATGTATTGGTACCAAGCACCTGCTGTCATGAAGGAATGGATCGATACGGTGATGAGTAAGAGTGCGCCTTTTGCTAAGCAAATTAAAGAACTCGGAATCGTTGTAACACTTGGGGTGAAAGAAGAAGCCTTCCGTGCAGGAGGGAAAGAGCAATTTACGATTTCGGAACTTATGCGTCCATTCCAAGCGTTAGCAAATGCAATGGGTTGGAAGTATTTACCGATTTTTGAAGTCCATCAATTTGATTATAAGACGGAAGAGGCGAAACAAGCCTTACTCGTGGAATATTTACAATATGTAACGAAAGAACATCACGGAACATTAAAAAATGCAGAAGATTGGTTTATCGAACGTGCACAATCAATGAAAGGTGCCGAGTGGGAACAAATCGCAGAGTGGATCAAAGAGAACCAGGACGAAAGAATGGAGCTCGAGATGCATCTGAGTGCTTGGGAGGAGAGTCAATATGGAGATTATTGA
- a CDS encoding carbohydrate ABC transporter substrate-binding protein yields MKKKVLLSSAALLASVTLAACGNNSNNTSKADSTTKAESKEKTTLKLAALESGYGSEMWPAIIKAYEEANPNVKVELTQDKEIEDKITPQMKAGDYPDIVMLALGRKQALPETLIKDKALADLTDLFDMKVYGEDKKVSEKLLNNVLGSTVTDPYGDGKHYLAPMFYAPTGLFYNEGLFKSKGWEVPKDVAGMKELAEKAKKENISLFTYPTTGYLDSFFPALLANAGGVDLFNKAMKYETGVFTSPEATKAFEAMGTLLSNVEPSTVANANKQSFTKNQQLILDNKALFMPNGTWVVGEMAKAPRADGFKWAMTAAPAIEKGGKRYVYSFFEHIWVPKESKNQAAAKEFLSFLYSDKAAEIFAKYNAAQPIQGVTAKLPEELKALYKVVDEVDGVINGNFVATKPVEGVSMKDTLYGQIDSVASGQKTIAEWQKSVEEVSQKLKAAVQ; encoded by the coding sequence ATGAAAAAGAAAGTATTACTATCAAGTGCAGCGTTATTAGCAAGTGTAACTTTAGCAGCTTGCGGAAATAACAGCAATAACACTAGTAAGGCGGATTCAACAACTAAAGCAGAAAGTAAAGAGAAAACAACTCTTAAATTAGCAGCTTTAGAAAGTGGTTATGGTTCAGAAATGTGGCCAGCAATCATCAAAGCTTATGAAGAAGCAAATCCAAACGTAAAAGTGGAATTGACTCAAGATAAAGAAATTGAAGATAAAATCACGCCTCAAATGAAAGCAGGAGATTATCCAGATATCGTAATGCTTGCATTAGGACGTAAACAAGCATTACCAGAAACTTTAATTAAAGATAAAGCATTAGCTGATTTAACAGACTTATTCGACATGAAAGTATATGGCGAAGATAAAAAAGTTTCTGAAAAATTATTAAACAATGTATTAGGATCTACAGTAACTGACCCTTATGGAGATGGAAAACACTACTTAGCACCAATGTTCTACGCTCCAACAGGATTATTCTACAACGAAGGATTATTCAAATCTAAAGGTTGGGAAGTTCCAAAAGATGTTGCTGGTATGAAAGAATTAGCTGAAAAAGCTAAGAAAGAAAACATTTCACTATTCACTTATCCAACAACAGGATACTTAGATAGCTTCTTCCCAGCATTATTAGCAAACGCTGGTGGTGTTGATTTATTCAACAAAGCAATGAAATATGAAACTGGTGTATTCACTTCTCCAGAAGCAACTAAAGCTTTTGAAGCAATGGGAACATTATTATCAAATGTTGAACCTTCAACAGTTGCAAATGCAAATAAACAAAGCTTCACTAAGAACCAACAATTAATCTTAGACAACAAAGCATTATTCATGCCTAACGGTACTTGGGTAGTTGGTGAAATGGCAAAAGCTCCTAGAGCTGATGGCTTCAAATGGGCTATGACTGCTGCTCCAGCAATCGAAAAAGGTGGCAAACGTTACGTTTACTCATTCTTCGAACACATTTGGGTTCCAAAAGAATCTAAGAATCAAGCAGCAGCTAAAGAATTCTTATCATTCTTGTACTCAGATAAAGCAGCTGAAATCTTTGCTAAATACAATGCAGCACAACCAATTCAAGGCGTAACAGCAAAATTACCAGAAGAATTGAAAGCATTATATAAAGTTGTAGATGAAGTAGATGGTGTTATTAATGGTAACTTCGTAGCTACTAAACCAGTTGAAGGTGTAAGCATGAAGGATACATTATATGGACAAATTGACTCTGTAGCATCTGGTCAAAAAACAATTGCTGAATGGCAAAAATCTGTTGAAGAAGTTAGCCAAAAGTTAAAAGCAGCAGTTCAATAA
- a CDS encoding carbohydrate ABC transporter permease, with protein MKNRRKRERNLFILVCLLPALILFFTFMIYPTIEVFRMSLFRWGGFSNNKEFVGLDNFKILWMDENFFRTMQNTILLIVVVTIFTVVLAVVFAAILSTEKIRGNNLFRIIFYIPNILSIVVIAGILSAVYDPKAGLLNAILPEAWNRLWLGDQSIVIYSLAFALIWQAIGYYMVMYMAGMANIPASLYEAADLDGAGKIGKFFNVTLPLIWNSIRTTLTFFIISTINLSFLLVQILTDGGPDGSTEVFLSYMFKQAYTNSSYGYGMAIGVVVFIFSFGLSGIVSHITKRDILEY; from the coding sequence ATGAAAAATCGTAGAAAAAGAGAGAGAAATTTATTTATTCTCGTGTGTTTATTACCTGCACTAATTTTATTTTTTACGTTCATGATTTATCCAACAATTGAAGTATTCCGTATGTCACTTTTTAGATGGGGCGGATTTTCAAATAATAAGGAATTTGTTGGTTTAGATAATTTTAAAATTTTATGGATGGATGAAAACTTCTTTAGAACAATGCAAAATACAATCTTACTCATTGTAGTTGTAACGATCTTTACAGTTGTATTAGCAGTTGTTTTTGCAGCGATTCTTTCAACAGAAAAGATTCGTGGAAATAATTTGTTTAGAATCATTTTCTATATTCCTAATATTTTATCAATCGTAGTTATTGCAGGGATTTTATCAGCAGTATACGATCCAAAAGCAGGTCTATTAAATGCGATTTTACCAGAAGCATGGAATCGATTATGGCTTGGAGATCAAAGTATTGTTATTTATTCATTAGCATTCGCGCTCATTTGGCAAGCGATTGGATATTACATGGTAATGTACATGGCAGGGATGGCGAATATTCCAGCTAGCTTATATGAAGCTGCAGACCTTGATGGAGCTGGAAAAATTGGAAAATTCTTTAACGTTACATTGCCATTAATTTGGAACAGTATTCGTACAACATTAACATTCTTCATTATTAGTACGATTAACTTAAGTTTCTTACTTGTACAAATCTTGACAGACGGTGGACCAGACGGATCTACGGAAGTGTTCTTAAGCTACATGTTCAAACAAGCTTATACAAACTCTTCATACGGATACGGTATGGCTATCGGGGTAGTTGTCTTTATATTCTCATTTGGATTATCCGGTATCGTAAGTCACATTACGAAACGCGATATTCTTGAATACTAG